The proteins below are encoded in one region of Corynebacterium felinum:
- a CDS encoding TM2 domain-containing protein has product MDQPVNPFRKRPNGQDDNTLPTVDLVGDVTLPPRAPNGATPHPLQQAPQAWTPVAPPTNPLPKGPKSKVLALVLLVFLGIFGAHNFYLKHYKVAVFQLLCGLFLFHSEVAGVLDTVRVIFVLWLVANFLNILRAAGRYSENF; this is encoded by the coding sequence ATGGATCAGCCGGTTAACCCTTTTCGTAAGCGCCCCAACGGGCAGGACGACAACACACTACCCACAGTTGATCTCGTCGGCGACGTCACCCTCCCGCCCCGAGCACCCAACGGCGCCACCCCACACCCTTTGCAGCAAGCACCACAGGCGTGGACACCAGTTGCGCCCCCAACCAACCCGCTTCCCAAAGGGCCAAAAAGCAAAGTGCTTGCCCTTGTGCTCCTGGTTTTCCTCGGTATTTTCGGGGCGCACAATTTCTACTTGAAACACTACAAGGTGGCGGTTTTCCAACTTTTATGCGGCCTGTTTTTATTTCACTCCGAAGTAGCAGGCGTATTGGATACAGTGCGGGTAATTTTCGTGCTGTGGCTTGTGGCCAATTTCTTAAATATTCTGCGTGCCGCTGGCCGGTATAGCGAGAATTTCTAA
- a CDS encoding vWA domain-containing protein translates to MTKLFHRGVAAAAAFASVAAVNSAALVLAQETDLSPIAEQNLSRLSSCISNKKQADLLFVIDESASLRGHNGPATDPENVRVAAAQDLIQQLGKVANNSNADINVKLAGFGEKYSSDPAVYGEWTNVRTDVDKLTRSVAGFAERNNEMYTNYSVALNGALRDISAHSQAHSCRSILFFTDGQLTVPGDKAADQAAQERICAAHGVVESLRHSQIQLFIVGLIPQGEGSPEKLLRDMAETNECGPNLPANGAFFNAKDNPAALFGAFRQILPDSGSASFKGSTEDFFNFTLDNSITDVRLEAQPEEAKGEKDLIPVLKTPTGQVLELNQPSLDVQGVKFQVQRGETLPGMVDVSITKPEEVDWSGQWSFGYRATEGNHTTYRAKMQIFPGLHISVDELREKENAGLSNQDMLTVTLLDKNGTARRLDGDAMLTATFVPTGAEHGEALTSPQPIKDGNTVTIPLQEIDNVATGDIVLTAHITTKGKGEVPGTQLSPLTAQFPVTITPVNMPKISAGVDIAVESKEITFNLPVEGPGSVWLGDTGGVKATLPEGVAGLAVSSPNNSKETALTLAKGEKAQLPVTLSVEKLADGPIALSLPVQLVSEDQATNAAVELPVTGTMRVPVNTAVFSVAMILALLLGLLIPLAILYTFKYITGVIPRKKIYGYSFPIAVDNDEVIRTDGDRAIALNTQDMVFNNTGVMPQPRSIVVAGKKLSVTMGWNPFASAYVLADSAPSIFGKGNHEKQRAKLPLSIAGHWIVYALHAESGTGQVLVLVDEHVQQDSLDALSSEIKRGAKDLLDTLAHNAPQNPPSAEDASSFPQPQDVPEDFPTAQPQEQSWPSSGATPHPTFGAGTAPQPEPNSGFGGPDTRSQQPQPPSHPFGQLHPQNPPNNPFGPKH, encoded by the coding sequence GTGACAAAACTGTTTCACCGTGGCGTTGCGGCGGCAGCGGCATTCGCTTCTGTGGCGGCTGTTAACTCCGCAGCCTTAGTGTTGGCCCAAGAAACCGACCTTTCGCCCATTGCGGAACAAAACCTGAGCCGACTTAGCTCGTGTATTTCCAACAAGAAACAGGCTGACCTGCTGTTTGTGATTGACGAGTCGGCGTCGTTGCGCGGGCATAATGGTCCGGCAACCGACCCTGAAAATGTGCGCGTTGCCGCCGCCCAAGACTTAATCCAGCAGTTAGGGAAGGTCGCGAATAACTCCAATGCTGATATCAACGTTAAGCTCGCTGGTTTCGGTGAAAAATACAGCTCCGACCCCGCAGTGTATGGGGAGTGGACGAACGTGCGCACCGACGTCGATAAGCTGACGAGGTCGGTGGCAGGTTTCGCGGAGCGCAACAACGAAATGTACACCAACTACTCAGTCGCGCTTAACGGCGCACTGCGCGATATTTCTGCCCACTCGCAGGCTCATTCTTGTCGCTCCATCCTGTTTTTCACCGACGGTCAGCTCACCGTCCCCGGCGACAAAGCCGCAGATCAAGCCGCGCAGGAGCGTATTTGCGCCGCCCACGGTGTGGTCGAAAGCCTGCGCCATTCCCAGATTCAGCTGTTCATCGTGGGTTTGATCCCGCAGGGTGAAGGCAGCCCGGAAAAGTTGCTGCGGGATATGGCGGAGACGAACGAGTGCGGACCGAACCTGCCTGCGAACGGCGCATTCTTTAATGCGAAGGATAACCCGGCAGCACTGTTTGGTGCGTTCCGCCAGATTTTGCCGGATTCTGGTTCGGCGTCGTTTAAGGGAAGCACGGAAGATTTCTTCAACTTCACCCTCGACAACTCCATCACGGATGTGCGACTCGAAGCGCAGCCGGAGGAAGCGAAGGGGGAGAAAGACCTGATCCCGGTGCTGAAAACTCCCACGGGGCAGGTGCTGGAGCTTAACCAGCCGAGCCTAGATGTTCAGGGTGTGAAGTTCCAGGTTCAGCGCGGTGAGACGCTGCCGGGCATGGTGGATGTGAGCATCACGAAGCCGGAAGAGGTGGACTGGTCGGGGCAGTGGTCGTTCGGTTACCGCGCCACCGAGGGTAATCACACTACTTACCGTGCGAAGATGCAGATTTTCCCCGGTTTGCACATTTCTGTCGATGAGCTTCGCGAGAAAGAAAACGCGGGCTTGTCTAATCAAGACATGCTGACTGTCACCCTTCTTGATAAGAACGGCACTGCACGCAGGCTCGACGGCGACGCCATGCTGACCGCAACCTTCGTGCCCACCGGTGCGGAGCATGGGGAGGCGTTGACCAGCCCGCAGCCAATCAAGGACGGGAACACTGTGACCATCCCGCTGCAGGAAATCGACAATGTTGCCACCGGTGACATTGTGCTCACCGCCCACATCACCACGAAGGGGAAGGGAGAGGTGCCGGGCACACAGCTTTCGCCGTTGACCGCGCAGTTCCCAGTGACGATCACCCCGGTGAATATGCCGAAGATCTCCGCGGGTGTCGATATTGCGGTTGAAAGCAAAGAAATAACCTTTAACCTGCCAGTTGAAGGCCCGGGAAGTGTCTGGTTGGGCGATACTGGTGGGGTGAAAGCAACCCTGCCTGAAGGTGTTGCTGGGCTTGCGGTGAGCTCCCCGAATAACTCGAAGGAGACGGCGCTGACCTTAGCTAAGGGTGAGAAGGCACAACTGCCTGTCACTTTGTCGGTTGAGAAGCTTGCCGACGGCCCCATCGCGTTGTCCCTTCCCGTTCAGCTTGTCAGTGAAGATCAGGCAACGAATGCCGCCGTTGAGCTTCCGGTCACCGGCACCATGCGCGTGCCTGTGAACACAGCGGTATTTTCCGTGGCTATGATTCTCGCGCTCTTATTGGGTTTGCTCATCCCGCTGGCGATTTTGTACACCTTCAAGTACATCACTGGGGTTATCCCACGGAAGAAGATTTACGGCTACAGCTTCCCCATTGCTGTGGATAATGATGAGGTGATCCGCACCGATGGGGATCGCGCGATCGCGTTGAATACCCAGGATATGGTGTTTAACAACACTGGTGTGATGCCGCAGCCGCGCAGCATTGTTGTGGCGGGCAAGAAGCTGTCGGTCACAATGGGCTGGAATCCTTTCGCTTCCGCCTATGTGCTGGCGGATTCTGCACCATCTATTTTCGGCAAGGGAAATCATGAAAAGCAGCGGGCGAAACTCCCACTGAGCATTGCCGGCCACTGGATTGTGTACGCGCTTCATGCTGAGTCTGGCACGGGACAAGTGCTTGTGCTTGTGGATGAACATGTGCAGCAAGATTCTCTCGACGCACTTTCCTCCGAAATTAAGCGCGGCGCGAAAGACCTGCTGGACACGCTCGCGCACAACGCCCCGCAGAATCCTCCAAGTGCTGAGGATGCCTCCTCATTCCCACAACCGCAGGATGTACCTGAAGATTTCCCGACTGCGCAGCCGCAAGAACAAAGCTGGCCGAGTTC
- a CDS encoding glycoside hydrolase family 76 protein, with translation MWLHRADLAESAINERHAQAVWSIPRTNLAVAAWPPHTKEKLFYRWHYWWQAHYLDCLIDAATRRPTRSRKQRIKETIRGIKVRNFGSFTRNNYYDDKLWLALALGRAHNLFGLRRPKYLKVLENNILAGVDPVTSVFPWRVGETFFNVPTNGPAAIMLARRGNLGQARFIIDWIFDNLIDDNGLVMDGIRMSMNGPEIVKPTHPYCQGVVIGACLELALRLKNRPDAREDAVIYLAHLRAVVHAVEKEMATPQGVIDWKTGDGDGGLFKGILVRYLAEVAVRLPDDNEANSATKKIAKRLVMASAESLWNHRLEVDGLPVFATDWLADAKLPHNYGLTTNSLSDFVRIVRIDERDLSVQLSGWMLLEAAARIAANEK, from the coding sequence ATGTGGCTTCACCGCGCGGACCTCGCCGAATCCGCGATCAACGAACGCCACGCCCAGGCCGTGTGGTCCATCCCCCGCACGAATCTCGCGGTCGCCGCCTGGCCACCACACACGAAGGAAAAGCTGTTTTACCGCTGGCATTACTGGTGGCAGGCACACTATCTTGATTGCCTTATCGACGCCGCCACCCGCCGCCCCACCCGCAGTCGCAAGCAGCGGATCAAGGAAACCATTCGCGGCATTAAGGTGCGCAATTTCGGCAGCTTCACCCGCAACAACTATTACGACGACAAACTGTGGCTGGCCCTTGCTTTAGGCAGGGCGCATAACTTGTTTGGTTTGCGCCGACCCAAGTATTTAAAGGTGCTGGAAAATAATATCCTCGCTGGTGTCGACCCCGTGACCTCCGTATTCCCGTGGCGGGTTGGGGAGACGTTTTTTAATGTGCCCACCAATGGTCCGGCAGCGATCATGCTGGCGCGGCGCGGAAATTTGGGCCAGGCGCGGTTTATTATCGACTGGATTTTTGACAACCTCATTGACGACAACGGCCTGGTGATGGATGGGATCAGGATGTCGATGAACGGCCCTGAAATTGTCAAACCCACCCACCCGTACTGCCAGGGTGTGGTCATTGGTGCCTGCCTAGAGCTTGCCCTGCGGCTCAAGAACCGCCCCGATGCTCGTGAGGATGCGGTCATCTACCTCGCCCACCTACGCGCTGTTGTGCATGCGGTGGAAAAGGAGATGGCCACCCCACAGGGTGTTATTGATTGGAAAACTGGCGACGGCGATGGTGGTTTGTTCAAGGGAATCCTCGTGCGCTACCTTGCCGAAGTGGCCGTGCGCTTGCCGGACGATAATGAGGCCAATAGCGCAACGAAGAAGATTGCTAAGCGCCTTGTCATGGCTTCCGCGGAGTCGCTGTGGAATCACCGCCTGGAAGTCGATGGGTTACCTGTATTTGCCACCGACTGGCTGGCGGATGCGAAATTGCCACACAACTATGGTTTAACCACCAATAGCTTGTCCGATTTTGTGCGCATCGTCCGCATCGATGAGCGCGATTTGTCTGTGCAGCTCTCCGGCTGGATGCTGCTGGAAGCCGCCGCAAGGATCGCCGCGAACGAGAAGTAA